A stretch of the Vitis riparia cultivar Riparia Gloire de Montpellier isolate 1030 chromosome 13, EGFV_Vit.rip_1.0, whole genome shotgun sequence genome encodes the following:
- the LOC117928315 gene encoding THO complex subunit 1-like, whose product MYQNVYGIEGVVPLELLPSDVRSKYQAKPSDRSKRAKKEETKGAAQKAEENQIATPASEIDGEGTRVDLEASAAPMDTDVTATTPTADENQKQSSDTDAGQEAGQSEADAEAEAGMIDGETDAEVDLDAVG is encoded by the exons ATGTATCAAAATGTG TATGGAATTGAAGGGGTTGTGCCTCTGGAACTTTTGCCTTCAGATGTCCGGTCCAAATATCAAGCTAAACCAAGTGACAGGTCTAAACGAgctaaaaaagaagaaacaaaaggtGCTGCACAAAAAGCAGAGGAAAACCAG ATCGCAACACCTGCGAGTGAGATTGATGGGGAGGGAACCAGAGTTGATCTTGAAGCCTCAGCAGCACCAATGGACACTGATGTCACAGCCACAACTCCAACAGCAGATGAAAATCAGAAGCAAAGCTCTGACACCGATGCAGGTCAGGAGGCAGGGCAGTCAGAAGCAGATGCTGAAGCTGAGGCTGGAATGATAGATGGGGAGACAGATGCAGAGGTTGATTTAGATGCAGTTGGCTGA
- the LOC117928316 gene encoding probable 3-hydroxyisobutyryl-CoA hydrolase 2, producing the protein MNRTLELWCKVSLINGIVMGGGAGLSMNSMFRVVTENTVFAMPEGQIGLFPDVGASYFLSRLSGSFGEYLGLTGARLDGSEMLACGLASHFVLSNDLLLLENALSEVASSDALTISRVISGFSSKISLKKDSAFRRLETINKCFSKGTVEEILSTLENEVVNGDNKWIVHAISSMKSASPTSLKIFLKLIREGRTKELKDCLIQDYTIVCHLIRRTFNMDFIEGSRAKLFEKDKQPKWEPSKLELVSDEMVDQYFQKVDDADWEYLQLPERANIAKIWQSKL; encoded by the exons ATGAATAGGACATTGGAGCTTTGGTGCAAG GTTTCACTTATCAATGGAATTGTCATGGGTGGAGGTGCTGGACTGTCCATGAACTCAATGTTTCGAGTTGTCACTGAGAACACT GTATTTGCAATGCCAGAAGGACAAATAGGACTCTTCCCTGATGTCGGTGCATCATATTTCCTTTCTAGGCTCTCGGGATCTTTTG GAGAATATTTAGGACTCACTGGTGCACGGCTGGATGGAAGCGAAATGTTGGCTTGTGGCCTTGCATCCCATTTTGTCCTCTCAAAT GATCTTCTTTTGCTGGAAAATGCGCTATCGGAGGTGGCTTCTTCAGATGCATTAACCATTTCTAGGGTCATCAGTGGATTCTCAAGCAAAATATCCTTAAAGAAAGATAGTGCCTTCAGGAG ATTGGAGACCATCAACAAATGTTTCTCAAAGGGAACAGTCGAAGAAATACTATCAACACTG GAAAATGAGGTTGTAAATGGAGACAACAAGTGGATAGTCCATGCAATAAGTTCTATGAAGTCGGCTTCTCCAACAAgccttaaaatttttcttaaattg ATTAGAGAAGGGCGGACAAAAGAACTTAAAGACTGTCTAATCCAGGACTATACCATCGTTTGTCACCTGATTCGAAGAACATTCAATATGGATTTCATTGAG GGTTCAAGGGCAAAGTTATTTGAGAAAGACAAACAGCCTAAG TGGGAGCCTTCAAAACTGGAGCTGGTTAGTGATGAAATGGTGGATCAGTATTTCCAAAAAGTTGATGATGCTGATTGGGAATACCTACAACTTCCTGAAAGAGCAAATATTGCCAAAATATGGCAATCAAAACTCTAG